In Bacillus sp. S3, the sequence GTTTCATTTTGTTCCTCACACCTTTGTGATGGTGCATCGAGTAACCCTCCGCTGCTAGGGCGATGGTGCATGAAAACAAAATGACTGTTATTGTGTTTCTTAACGGTTTTTATTTTACCAAAATAAAAACACGAAGGAGGAGTCATTCATGGCTCGTTATACCGGCCCAAGCTGGAAATTATCCCGTCGTCTTGGAATCTCTCTAAGCGGCACAGGTAAAGAATTAGAAAAGCGTCCTTACGCTCCTGGACAACATGGTCCAAACCAACGCAAAAAGCTTTCTGAATACGGATTGCAATTACAAGAGAAGCAAAAGCTTCGTCATATGTATGGCGTAACTGAGCGCCAATTCCGTAATCTTTTCGTTAGAGCTGGCAAAATGAGCGGCGTTCACGGCGAAAACTTCATGATCCTTCTTGAATCTCGTCTTGACAACCTTGTATACCGTTTAGGTCTTGCTCGCACTCGTCGTGCAGCTCGTCAGTTAGTTAACCACGGACATATTTTAGTAGATGGTTCTCGTGTAGATATCCCATCATACCGTTTAGCTCCTGGCCAAACTATCAGCGTTCGTGAAAAATCACGCAACCTTGACGTAATCAAAGAAGCAATCGAAGTGAACAATTTCGTTCCTGATTACTTAACTTTTGATGCTGACAAATTAGAAGGTACATTCACTCGCTTACCAGAGCGTGCTGAACTTGCTGCTGAAATTAACGAAACCTTCATTGTTGAGTTCTACTCACGTTAATTGATTTGCTTATTAAATAGCCATAACAAAAACCCTAGAAACTTTGTTCTCTCAATGTTTCTAGGGTTTTTTATGCTTTACTCCTGTCTCTCCTAGGTAAGCAGCCTTCCTTTTAACCAGGCACGGGGACGGTATGGACCGATCGGGAT encodes:
- the rpsD gene encoding 30S ribosomal protein S4, translated to MARYTGPSWKLSRRLGISLSGTGKELEKRPYAPGQHGPNQRKKLSEYGLQLQEKQKLRHMYGVTERQFRNLFVRAGKMSGVHGENFMILLESRLDNLVYRLGLARTRRAARQLVNHGHILVDGSRVDIPSYRLAPGQTISVREKSRNLDVIKEAIEVNNFVPDYLTFDADKLEGTFTRLPERAELAAEINETFIVEFYSR